In the genome of Streptomyces sp. V2I9, one region contains:
- a CDS encoding shikimate dehydrogenase, translating to MTETPLSGATRLYAVVGDPVTQVRAPELVNPVLAALGIDAVVVPVHAPAEHLAAVVGGLVRAGNVDGLLVTVPHKAAVCALADELGPAAALSGTANAMRRGADGRWLADNFDGLGFVRGLEAAGHPVRGGRVVLVGAGGAGSAIAVALLTAGAGPVCVRDVDAARLAGLLARLGSRWPGTVRAEAPGDLAAADLVVNATPLGMRPRDALPFDPADVRADAVVADIVMKPHETALLQAAAAAGRRIHHGVHMLEQQVPCYREFFGWL from the coding sequence GTGACCGAAACTCCTCTGTCGGGCGCTACGCGGCTGTACGCGGTCGTGGGCGACCCGGTGACCCAGGTCCGGGCTCCGGAGCTGGTCAACCCGGTGCTGGCCGCCCTCGGCATCGACGCCGTGGTGGTGCCCGTGCACGCCCCGGCGGAGCATCTCGCCGCCGTCGTGGGCGGCCTGGTCCGGGCGGGCAACGTCGACGGGCTGCTGGTCACGGTCCCCCACAAGGCCGCTGTGTGCGCCCTGGCGGACGAGCTGGGGCCGGCCGCTGCGCTGAGCGGTACCGCCAACGCGATGCGGCGCGGTGCCGACGGCCGCTGGCTCGCCGACAACTTCGACGGGCTGGGCTTCGTCCGCGGGCTGGAGGCTGCCGGGCATCCCGTGCGGGGCGGACGGGTGGTCCTGGTCGGCGCGGGCGGGGCCGGGAGCGCCATCGCGGTGGCCCTGCTGACGGCGGGTGCCGGGCCGGTCTGCGTACGGGACGTCGACGCCGCTCGGCTCGCCGGGCTGCTGGCGCGGCTCGGCTCCCGGTGGCCCGGGACCGTCCGTGCCGAGGCCCCCGGGGACCTGGCGGCAGCCGACCTCGTCGTCAATGCGACACCGCTCGGGATGCGCCCGCGCGACGCGCTGCCGTTCGACCCGGCCGACGTCCGGGCGGACGCGGTGGTGGCGGACATCGTCATGAAACCCCACGAGACCGCCCTGCTGCAGGCAGCGGCCGCCGCGGGCCGGCGAATTCACCACGGTGTCCACATGCTGGAGCAGCAGGTGCCCTGCTACCGGGAATTCTTCGGCTGGCTCTGA
- a CDS encoding helix-turn-helix domain-containing protein — MPQVKTETPHEIVGEACPVREVLDRVAGKWSILIIVAAARGPVRFTELERSIEGISRRMLTLTLRNLERDGLLTRTVYATVPPRVEYRLTAMAQELHQSLLSLTDWATRHREEISDARHAYDAERLVDGR; from the coding sequence ATGCCGCAGGTGAAGACGGAAACGCCGCACGAGATCGTCGGCGAGGCATGTCCGGTGCGTGAAGTGCTGGACCGCGTGGCCGGCAAGTGGAGCATCCTGATCATCGTCGCCGCGGCCCGCGGTCCCGTGCGGTTCACGGAGCTGGAGCGGTCGATCGAGGGCATCAGCAGGCGCATGCTCACCCTCACCCTGCGGAACCTGGAGCGGGACGGCCTGCTCACGCGCACGGTGTACGCCACCGTTCCGCCCCGGGTCGAGTACCGGCTCACCGCCATGGCGCAGGAACTGCATCAGTCACTCCTCTCGCTCACCGACTGGGCCACCCGGCACCGCGAAGAGATCTCCGACGCGCGGCACGCCTACGACGCCGAACGCTTGGTCGACGGCCGCTGA
- a CDS encoding helix-turn-helix transcriptional regulator, protein MLLLEREKHISLLKSLVGECLAGRGQVLLIEGVAASGRTALLRQAVEDAERAGLLVMRASCSPVEKDLAGSVLSQLLLSIPAPGALADQAAPGYHEFCRQILRRTAQVPLVVAVDDIHHADAESAQSLLYLARRLGAARVLLVVTSQRDDGQAPPLFAAELPCELGTHRVEVEPLSEDGTAALLAERLGPRTDTARLAAEFHRISGGNLRLLDALTEDARRGGRSGHDRVTARGYGAAVVRLLRRGEPALLRTAQALAVLGGRGTPERVARLTGLDQETEAGTGTLTGSAAVERAIATMTATGLLRDGRLPHPAAREAVLSTVTGADRATLNQHAARLLHDLGEPASAVACHLAQARRRVEPWAVPALVEAAEHELLAERNERAARYLELAHEACPEPAGRAAVLAKLTDARWRVSPSAAAGHLTPLVTAARTGDLGNGCLPDLVRQLLWHGRHTDAAAVLGRLREAAASDASVAQEVRHLDSWLAFSHPRFAHRRTQPTARAAFGSPHAAEGDLTAPAGDDPWLALAGSLCDRLVSGRGGDRVASLEGSLRNLRSRGNPAWAHETAALALLGLLDLGRYDLVLQQCAALVVAGGEDEAPTWHAVLASLRAEALLRRGDLADALRTAQEALTLLPSHAWGVAVGFPLGTLVTAAVRSGDTETAERYLAFSPPEAMSQSRFGLYYLHARGTYHLAVQRAYAALADFLACGELVTALGLEAAAPVPWRTSAAEAWLRLGNDDRARRLVREELACSDASGGAGSARGRSLRMLAAVSTPERRPQLLLEAVELFEQYGEQYEQARGLAHLGYAYSALADNRRARTTLRRARYLATTCGAAPLGEELLAFQGTSDTSVSCEDDGSRLTEAERRVAHLAVLGYTNREIAAKLYITASTVEQHLTRVYRKLDIKRRRDLPADLGTTTLHGRQRHAQRPSTKRSAS, encoded by the coding sequence ATGCTTTTACTGGAACGTGAAAAACACATATCACTCCTGAAGTCGCTCGTCGGTGAATGCCTGGCCGGCCGGGGACAGGTGCTGTTGATCGAGGGCGTGGCAGCGAGCGGCAGAACGGCCCTGCTGCGCCAGGCCGTCGAGGACGCGGAGCGGGCGGGCCTGCTGGTCATGCGGGCCTCGTGCTCCCCGGTGGAGAAGGACCTGGCCGGCAGCGTCCTCAGCCAGCTCCTGCTCAGCATTCCGGCACCGGGTGCCCTGGCCGATCAGGCGGCTCCGGGCTACCACGAGTTCTGCCGGCAGATCCTCCGCCGGACGGCGCAGGTGCCGCTGGTCGTCGCCGTCGACGACATCCACCACGCCGACGCCGAGTCGGCACAGAGCCTGCTGTACCTGGCCCGCCGACTGGGAGCGGCCCGGGTCCTGCTGGTGGTGACCTCCCAACGGGACGACGGGCAGGCACCTCCCCTGTTCGCCGCCGAACTGCCGTGCGAACTGGGGACCCACCGCGTGGAGGTGGAACCTCTGTCCGAGGACGGCACGGCCGCCCTGCTGGCGGAGCGCCTCGGCCCGCGGACCGACACGGCCCGGCTCGCGGCCGAATTCCACCGGATCAGCGGCGGCAATCTCCGGCTGCTCGACGCACTGACCGAGGACGCTCGTCGCGGCGGCCGGAGCGGCCACGACCGCGTCACCGCACGGGGATACGGCGCGGCCGTGGTCAGGCTGCTGCGGCGCGGGGAGCCGGCCCTGCTGCGCACCGCGCAGGCGCTGGCCGTCCTGGGCGGGCGCGGTACTCCGGAGCGGGTGGCCCGGCTCACCGGGCTCGACCAGGAGACCGAGGCGGGCACCGGGACCCTGACCGGGTCAGCGGCGGTGGAGCGGGCGATCGCCACGATGACGGCGACAGGGCTCCTGCGCGACGGCCGGCTGCCACACCCGGCGGCCCGCGAGGCCGTCCTCTCCACCGTGACCGGAGCCGACCGCGCCACCCTCAACCAGCACGCGGCACGGTTGCTCCACGATCTCGGGGAGCCGGCGTCGGCAGTGGCGTGCCACCTCGCGCAGGCACGCCGGCGGGTGGAGCCATGGGCGGTGCCGGCGCTCGTCGAAGCCGCGGAACACGAACTGCTCGCCGAGCGGAACGAACGTGCCGCCCGCTATCTGGAGCTGGCGCACGAAGCCTGCCCCGAGCCGGCCGGCCGCGCCGCCGTACTGGCGAAGCTGACCGACGCCCGGTGGCGGGTCAGCCCGTCGGCCGCGGCCGGGCACCTGACGCCGCTGGTGACCGCGGCGCGGACGGGAGACCTCGGCAACGGCTGCCTGCCGGACCTCGTACGGCAGCTCCTGTGGCACGGGCGGCACACGGACGCCGCCGCGGTGCTCGGCCGACTGCGCGAAGCGGCGGCCTCGGACGCCTCGGTGGCGCAGGAGGTCCGCCACCTCGACTCCTGGCTGGCCTTCTCCCATCCCCGGTTCGCGCACCGGCGGACCCAGCCGACCGCTCGGGCCGCGTTCGGCAGCCCTCACGCCGCCGAAGGCGACCTGACGGCACCGGCCGGTGACGATCCGTGGCTGGCCCTGGCCGGATCGCTGTGCGACCGGCTGGTGAGCGGTCGCGGCGGCGACCGGGTGGCCTCACTGGAGGGGTCACTGCGCAATCTCCGTTCCCGTGGCAACCCGGCGTGGGCGCACGAGACCGCGGCCCTGGCCCTGCTCGGCCTGCTCGATCTGGGCCGCTACGACCTGGTGCTGCAGCAGTGTGCGGCGCTGGTCGTGGCCGGCGGCGAGGACGAGGCACCGACCTGGCACGCCGTGCTGGCAAGTCTGCGCGCGGAGGCGCTGCTGCGCCGCGGCGACCTGGCCGACGCACTGCGGACGGCGCAGGAGGCCCTCACCCTGCTGCCGTCCCACGCCTGGGGGGTGGCCGTCGGGTTCCCGCTGGGCACTCTCGTCACGGCGGCGGTTCGGTCGGGCGACACGGAGACAGCCGAACGGTATCTGGCGTTCTCCCCGCCCGAGGCGATGTCGCAGAGCCGTTTCGGCCTCTACTACCTGCACGCGCGCGGCACCTACCACCTCGCCGTCCAGCGAGCCTACGCCGCGCTCGCCGACTTTCTGGCCTGCGGCGAGCTGGTCACGGCCCTGGGGCTGGAGGCCGCGGCGCCGGTCCCCTGGCGCACCAGCGCCGCCGAGGCGTGGCTGCGGCTGGGCAACGACGATCGGGCACGCCGCCTGGTCCGGGAAGAGCTGGCCTGCTCGGACGCCTCGGGCGGCGCCGGCAGTGCTCGCGGGCGGTCGCTGCGGATGCTCGCCGCGGTCAGCACCCCCGAGCGGCGACCGCAGTTGCTGCTGGAGGCCGTCGAGCTGTTCGAACAGTACGGGGAGCAGTACGAGCAGGCACGGGGCCTGGCCCACCTCGGCTACGCCTACTCGGCCCTGGCCGACAACCGCCGGGCCAGGACGACACTGCGCCGGGCCCGGTACCTCGCCACGACCTGCGGGGCGGCGCCGCTGGGCGAGGAACTGCTCGCCTTCCAGGGAACCTCGGACACCTCGGTGTCCTGCGAGGACGACGGCAGCCGACTGACGGAGGCCGAGCGGCGGGTGGCACACCTGGCCGTGCTCGGCTACACCAACCGGGAGATCGCGGCGAAGCTCTACATCACGGCCAGCACCGTGGAACAGCACCTGACGAGGGTCTACCGGAAGCTGGACATCAAGCGCCGACGGGATCTCCCTGCCGACCTGGGCACCACCACCCTGCACGGGCGGCAGCGCCACGCTCAGCGGCCGTCGACCAAGCGTTCGGCGTCGTAG
- a CDS encoding LLM class flavin-dependent oxidoreductase has protein sequence MRTPLYLGAALDGLGAHPAAWRLTGTPPETLFDPERVVSLTRLAEQGGLDLVTLDDQVPATPEPGHAHGSLDAWLALTLAACRTSRIALFPTGVARGEPAVTAARAVTLDRIAGGRGGWRPRVALSDDERRRATADPERYAAFTEERFAHAEEFVASVAAFWDSRREESVLSSHAVDLSGDRLTVSGHARVPTASSGPPMTAVLAHFSTPFRLAARHADLVFVTPFSRTDVDAVREELDGLRAALGSTRAPLAVLADLDVVVAATGSEATARRNRLDRWIPFTSDCATFTGTPEQLADLMEEWHRDGGVDGFRIRPSVLSDDLTAVVEAVVPCLRKRGLLGENPGIPLRSRLFGASV, from the coding sequence ATGCGGACCCCGTTGTACCTCGGGGCCGCGCTCGACGGTCTCGGCGCCCACCCGGCCGCCTGGCGGCTGACCGGCACGCCTCCCGAGACGCTGTTCGACCCGGAGCGCGTCGTGTCGCTCACGCGCCTCGCCGAGCAGGGCGGACTGGACCTGGTCACCCTCGACGACCAGGTTCCCGCCACCCCGGAGCCGGGGCACGCCCACGGCTCCCTCGACGCCTGGCTGGCCCTCACCCTGGCGGCCTGCCGAACCTCGCGCATCGCCCTGTTCCCCACCGGTGTCGCCCGGGGCGAGCCGGCGGTGACGGCGGCCAGGGCGGTCACCCTGGACCGCATCGCCGGGGGCCGCGGCGGCTGGCGGCCCCGGGTGGCGCTCAGCGACGATGAACGGCGCCGGGCCACCGCCGACCCGGAACGCTACGCCGCCTTCACGGAGGAACGCTTCGCCCACGCCGAGGAGTTCGTCGCCTCGGTCGCCGCGTTCTGGGACAGCCGGCGGGAGGAGTCCGTGCTCAGCTCGCACGCCGTCGATCTGTCGGGAGACCGGCTGACGGTGTCCGGGCACGCCCGGGTGCCGACGGCGTCCTCCGGTCCGCCGATGACCGCGGTCCTGGCCCACTTCAGCACGCCTTTCCGGCTTGCCGCGCGCCACGCCGACCTCGTCTTCGTCACCCCGTTCAGCCGTACCGACGTCGACGCTGTCCGCGAGGAACTGGACGGGCTGCGCGCGGCCCTCGGAAGCACACGGGCGCCACTCGCCGTCCTCGCCGACCTCGACGTGGTGGTCGCGGCGACCGGGTCCGAAGCGACCGCGCGCAGGAACCGCCTCGACCGCTGGATACCGTTCACCTCCGATTGCGCCACCTTCACCGGAACGCCGGAGCAATTGGCGGACCTCATGGAGGAATGGCACAGAGACGGCGGGGTCGACGGTTTCCGGATTCGCCCGTCCGTGTTGTCCGACGACCTCACCGCTGTGGTGGAGGCCGTGGTGCCGTGTCTACGGAAACGGGGTCTGCTGGGAGAAAATCCCGGCATTCCACTGCGCTCCCGGCTCTTCGGCGCTTCCGTCTGA
- a CDS encoding ABC transporter substrate-binding protein produces MRRFLAGGWVFLLLLTGCADGDELTAATSSGLNLTPRQNRLTAAEVDEVAALVPERVRRTGVLHIGGTIDNTPPLSCYATDNKTPIGFELDIAVLIAGVMGLEPDREVTSWENMFLGVDSGKYDVALSNISVTEERMKTYDFASYRRDRLGFEAREGSDLKVDEPADLAGKNVALASGSTQEKIMLEWSAENREAGRPAINIQYYQKASDYYLALRSGRVDVYVGPSSSVVYHAETTGETELVGVVDSVTDTIDSQVGAMSRKDDGTSKAVAAAVNELIRNGKYQKVLDRWGLGDQKISESLVNPSVGEGA; encoded by the coding sequence ATGCGTCGATTCCTGGCGGGTGGCTGGGTGTTCCTGCTCCTGCTGACCGGGTGCGCCGACGGCGACGAGCTCACGGCCGCCACGAGTTCCGGCCTCAATCTCACTCCCCGGCAGAACCGGCTCACCGCCGCCGAGGTCGACGAGGTCGCCGCGCTGGTGCCCGAGCGCGTGCGCCGGACGGGCGTCCTGCACATCGGCGGCACGATCGACAACACACCGCCGCTGAGCTGCTACGCGACCGACAACAAGACTCCCATCGGGTTCGAACTGGACATCGCCGTCCTGATCGCGGGGGTGATGGGTCTCGAGCCGGACCGTGAGGTCACCTCATGGGAGAACATGTTCCTGGGCGTGGACAGCGGGAAGTACGACGTGGCGTTGTCCAACATCTCGGTCACCGAGGAGCGGATGAAGACGTACGACTTCGCCAGCTACCGCCGCGACCGCCTCGGTTTCGAGGCGCGGGAAGGCAGCGACCTGAAGGTCGACGAACCGGCCGATCTGGCGGGCAAGAACGTCGCGCTGGCCTCCGGGTCGACCCAGGAGAAGATCATGCTGGAGTGGAGCGCCGAGAACCGCGAGGCCGGGCGCCCCGCGATCAACATCCAGTACTACCAGAAGGCGTCCGACTACTACCTGGCGCTCCGGTCGGGGCGGGTGGACGTCTACGTCGGTCCCAGTTCCAGTGTCGTCTATCACGCGGAGACGACCGGCGAGACCGAACTGGTCGGTGTGGTGGACAGCGTGACGGACACCATCGACAGCCAGGTCGGCGCCATGAGCCGCAAGGACGACGGAACGTCGAAGGCGGTCGCGGCGGCTGTGAACGAGCTGATCCGCAACGGCAAGTACCAGAAGGTGCTCGACCGTTGGGGACTGGGCGACCAGAAGATCAGCGAATCGCTGGTCAATCCCTCGGTCGGGGAGGGTGCCTGA